A window of Solanum stenotomum isolate F172 chromosome 9, ASM1918654v1, whole genome shotgun sequence genomic DNA:
CCGTTacaaattaaagtgaaatacaTCTCACCTGATCATGATATAGTGATTTGTATATTAAAGACATcttgtatttattgatttgagGAAATGTATAGAGAATAGCTTTTTAATAAacttatttataattaagtcgatatataaatatttttcttgttaatgTTATATGCTccccaaaaataatatttttgttcaaCTATGGGCTTTGGTTTTGGCCCAAGAAGATAGGCCTAGTGAAGAAGTAGTTGAGATCTTCTTAAGGACTAAGCCCAATGGGCTTTTCCTCGAAAGCATTAAACTCAAGAACTTAATTGTGATGTAGACTATTTTTAGTTTAACCGATATCTACTGACCTGATTAATCCAGACTCACACCGTGTGGCCGCAAGGGACGCACTACCTAAAAACTAGTTTGCTTAGTTGTCATTACTGTATTGTATCAAATTGTTACTTTAtatacaacatttttttttattgttatttaaatttcatTATATCAATATTGTCGAAACCATTAATATGTAACAATAAGAAGTACAATTCTATATAACGATCAATTTGACGTAATCTCCTTGATATCTTGCCCTTATTGTTTAATAATACTACTTTACCCTTTTATTCCATCTTTCTTTATGAAATAATTCTTCCTTGTACcctactttttcattttaatacaTTATAAGTTTATTCGTCACCAATATGGGTTGTGATGAGTAGTAGTACTACTCCACTCTAAACCAAATGTCTCGAGTTTGAGCCCTAagtatagagaaaatcatgttggAAAGACCACCGCAAATGGACCTAGCACTGCACGATCCAAATTTAATCAAAGCTTCAACCACCAGACACCGATGACCGggtggaaaataaataaataaaaaattattcttcaaaTTCTTGGTGCGTGACATTATGGCACGACGAAAAACAACAATTTATCTAAACATTATATTCATCAAAACAATATAGTATAATCCAAATCCAATAGATACATTATGAAACTAATTTTTGCTCATGGTGACAAGAAGTGAGGTTTTTACTAAATGAACTCAAACTccaaaaataatactccctccatcccattttacatgtcacctttttactttgcacttgcattaagaagtGATGTAATTTTACctttctacccttatttaatgcTTTCTTAAGTCACCTTTATATTAAATGATGaatacattttcaagattaattaactactctatcaagggtataatagacaaaatatggtaatttatgcataaattttataaaatgacaagtattgtggtccagctatttatagaaaggaatgacatataaaatgagacggagggagtacacaACAGTATGATCATACATTTTATTGACATTTAGCCTGAATGGAAAGATATGTACTATGGTAACCATAACAATTCAAGAAAGCAGAGGATTGAAAACCAAAATCCTGCGCAAGAATAAACAGTTTGCGCGATCTCATGTTTTTCGAGTTAAAGAATGCTTTGATCATAGTCTCTTTGGTTCCTCATCTTGGCCTGTATCTATTTCGTAAAGATCCCAACGACTGCAGATACGTAGCCCTCCAACtgaaaaatgtgttttttttgaGAAGGGGGGTCGAGTGTTGAGTTAAAACTTCATTTATGTATAATTGTCTATGTTGCTCGACTCTCCAAAAAAGTTGCTTCAccgtgtcggatcctccaaaatgcATGAGGATTTGACACACACTTgtcgacatttttgaagagacTGAGCAACATAGGTAACTGTGAATGAGGACAAATGCACCTTTTTGTAGTATTCTTACCTGCGATGGAATGCTGAGTCCTGTGTGTCCTTCGATGATTAATCCGACCGTGAGACCGATCATAGCCCATGCACCGTTAATTGCTTCTATTTGTCGCCGTCTCTGTAAGAAAATTCAGAGCAGAGAATGTAAAATCGATGTAACGGTAACAAGTTTCAATAGCATTTGTACAAGTACAAGAATCTTCAAAGGTGGAAAGGACATGATATTTTATCCAGGTCACATCATTCAAGACTTAAGTAAGCAGAAATTCACAAGGTAGGATGTGGAGATTACGTTACGCTTGGTAGAAGTATGTATCAGTaggctatgttgctcggactcttaaAAAATATCGACGGTTGCGTGTCAGATCCCCCAAAAGTAGTATGTTTATGGAGGATTTGATACAAGTGCGACAACATTTTTTGGAGAGTTCAAGCAACCTAGCTTATAGGGAATGACCGACTTAAATGTTTAACGTCACTGGAAGATTTATCTCACATAAAGTGGAAATAAACTAATAACTTGACATTCAGGGCCGATTTTACTACCACTCCGGAGATGAGAACCGGAAGACTAATTACCTTTTAGCAAATAATGTAAACTCAACATCACTATACTCAATTTGCTTAGAGGTAAGCATCATGTTCAATGCCGATATACTAACATACCATAGACGAGAGTGGGAATAATTACCTTGAGCTAATAATATGAATTCAATAGCCGAAACTACTAAATCTGCTAAGAGGCACCTAGGAGTCGAGAAGTGCCAAGTTACAGAGATTCAGCACGCTTGAAAATATAATTGAGGTTTACTCACTTGATATCTCTCTTTAGCTTTGATTTCCTCCATTTGCTTTGCAGCTAATCGCTTGGCTTCTAAAGGATCCACCATGATCACTTCcttcctttttctctctctccctGGAGATGCCTGTGGACAAAGAAGTTTTCATTTAGAAGCTCAAGTTGACAGATAACGACCTCGAATCACTATGAAGATGTCTCTAATACCAAACAAACGACATTAACGGGGTAGTCTTTTTGTACATATGCATAGAGTATTTCTAACTTCTTTTTTATGACCGTGGTGTTTAGGCTGGCTTGCGCACACATTTAAAGACGAAGATATAATAGCCACATAAACAAGTAAGTAGAAAGTAGAAACAAGTTTTACTAAATCACCGTTCACATAATTTTACCACCGGCCATATAACAAAATctatctttgttttattttttgaagagCATAATCTAACCAATTTTTACTAGTATTACATACATGGAAGCCTTCATAATGCATACATTGGGATTTGCCAGGACGCGGATTGCTTGACTCCTGGTTTTCCATGAAGCCAAATCAGTGTTCAGCATACGTCCATATTCAAACCTGACACATAAAAACTGCTTTATTAAAAGGAGAAAATAGTCATGTGATATTCGCCTTTCTATCGGAACAATTCTGAGCTACATTGCTCGGATTCTCAATAAATGTTGCCGCACCCGTGTTGGACCCTTCAAAAATGCACTTCCTTTGGTGGATCCAACACGCACCCGGCAACAtatttgaagagtccgagcaacatagatttTGAGTGGATGCTGAATACTAGGAAGAATTGTAGACAACGCCACGTATTAGCGCATGAGCTAGTGAAAGCCTACACTACAAAGCATGTGTCCCCAAGATGAATGATCAAGATAGATCTAAGGAAAGTAAATGATCATGTTGAATGCATTTCTCTACAACAAGTAACGGAAGCGCTCAAATTCCTACTAAATTTATCACTTGGGTTAGGGAATGTGTGAATACTGTAAATTACTCAATAGTGATAAATGGAGAGCCAATAGAACCTCTCAATGCAGCTAGAGGTCTTAGGCCGTGATCCCATGTCACCTTTCCTGTTTGCAATCTTTATACAATATCTGAGTAGAAGCTATGTTTGGTCTGGAACCAATGTGATAACCAAGAAGGCATTAGTATCCTGGGATAAAGTTTGTCTGCCAAAATCATTTGAGGGCCTAGGACTCGTTTAACTTCTTTGATGGAATAAAGAAACTATTGCCAAGACATTGGGATTTGACACATAACCAAAACAAAATGGATATAAACATATTATATAAAGAGGCAGCAGATTGAAAGTACGAGTATACCACAGCAAGCTAGCTGGCAAATGAGGAAGATCATTCGGGCAAGAGAAACAATGCAGCACGTGCAAATCTCAGATAGAGGACAATAGAGCTTAATCAGGCACATATACCTACAGTTGATTGGAAACAATGCAAGAGCGGAATGGAAGTGTTTAATGTTTGGGAATGAGGCCAAGGCCCAAAGCTAAATTACTCTGTGATTAAACATTAAGATACCGAGTATAGTCCCAGAAGTGGGGACTCGGGAGGGTGGGATCAGGGCTGTCCGCTGTCTTGCCCCCTACATTTGTGGGGTAGAGAAATTTACTCTATGGTTACAACTTCAAAATAGGGTTCTCACAGTTGACAGACTCATTAAATGGGGATATAATGTTGAAACTATATGCATAATCACTAGGATAGTATGGGATAGAATCATACAGTGGCTAAAGAGGAGCATCTGGCAGAATGTTGGATGGAAGCAACATCTGAGATGGCATATCCAGCATACCAAGGGAAAGACTCAATCAGCTCAAAGTGCTCAAAATGGTATACACACAGACACAGGTGATTCACACAATTTGTATTGAAAGAAATCAAAGGTCTTCAAAGAGAGAAGCAAGTAGATAGAGCAGATAGCTAAGGAAGTTGCCTTTACATGCAACGCCAAGAACTCCAAGCAAAACTAAAACAATTCTTCAATCTTTGACCTTTTAGTCTATCAGTCTCATATATTGAATTTGATGATCGGAAATACCGGTAATATGATGTCCATCCAGTGTTAGGTTGATAAATGTAATTAGTTTGAGTTAATGTCTACTTTCATTTGATGAGCTATATACACAGAGCAGAGCCGACTCAACAAGATTGAGGGCCTAAAGCGAAACTTTCCTTGAACAATTTAAAGGCTGAAAATGCTCTAATAGCCAAAAAGATGACAGCAAAAACACGTCGACAAAGAAAATATAAGCAAAAACACAAACCATCCACAAACATTCCGACTAACACTACTTCTCAATTCTCATACATTAAAAACAAGATTCATTTTGAATAGCTAACCAAGACTAAATCTTTTCAGAATTTTACACACTAAAacaatttctaaaaatgaaatcttcttgccaaatctctcTTTTTCAACCTCCAAACACTCTTcttgaacaatttttaaaaactcaaaaCTGCTATAACAGACACAAAGATAACAGTGAAAACACAAATTTCCAACcaagattcaatctttttatAACTTAACACACCAAAaacttttcttgaaatttctaAAGGCTAAAATTTCTCTAATAGTAAGCATAAACACAAAACACCCACCAAAATACAGGCAAATAAAACTTGTAACAAATCAAAAACAAGGGCAAACTCACTTTCTAACAGGTGAATGATGAAATTCCGATTTTGCCCTAATGTTGATACCTCCATTGATGATGGCTACAGAAGCACTAAGcaccatttttcttttctcctctctttCTGTGGTGAGTTCTTTATCACTATGTTTTAGTtttcctctttctctttttagtATATTTGGTCAGCATTTGTACAAGATAATTTCACCTGAGCCCCCAAAAGATTATAGTAATTACATATAAGCTCCTTTAACTTTTAATTGTGCCAAGATATTATGATTTACGAGGATGTTTGACTAAACTTATAACCTGGTCAAATTGATTTATAACTTGTCTACTCGTTTGGTAAACACATATTGGGGTGGGTATGGTATGGTATCTACTCGTTTGGTAAACATATAAACTCAAGTTTAAAAGGCCAAACAACACAAATTTCATGCATCTTCTCATGAGTTCTCAAAATTACTATTCGTGTCAGATTTCGGtctctagatacatgtatttcaAATATATTGAGTTAAAATTTGGTGTAATTTATTCCAGATACACTATTCATATATCCAAGAAACACTAACACTATTGTTCGCCTCTCTCCTATTTTACACACCTCTTTccttatgtatttgtattttggtAGCAAAACGTGTATATAAATGTATTTGAAGTTTGGTATGAAACTATTAGTTGGTGGATCAAAATAAGCTCAGTTAATTAAAGGAAAATTAGTGTGTTATTAACTCGCCTAAACATAAATGGATTGAAAGAATCACGAAACGATTTTGTCCAAGTGATAAATCTTTTTCTTAGCCCTAATCAACTGCAAACCCAATCCAATTTTCCTCCAAATCCGGCCCAAACACCCTTTAATCCGATCCCAATACCTCATTTCTCTTTTACACACTAGACGACAGTCCCCTGTGCGCGCACGAGCCCAATATATTATTGTCGCAAATATTGGTAGCTGGTTatatacatttacatatattGTGTATACATTACATTTGTGATTGCACTGTGTATATGCATTTATATATCGCTTTGCGTGCGTCACAAAATGCACGTGTCAATCTAATccgttcttgttgttgttgttgttgttgctgctgctgctgttgATGCtgctattgttgttgttgttgctgttgctATTGCtattattgtgtatattatatgatattatatataggAAGCTGAATTTTCTACTATTTCTCTATCCATTTCATAAAGTATGACTCAACACAAAACTACAATATCCATAAGAATCCACACAATCATTCTGTTCTAacaaattgaatatatatatatcaaaaaaaacaCAAGTACTATTGCATAGCTAAAATAAAAAAGCTTATAATTTATTGATGAATTTTTATACATACCTCATTAATCACAAGCATCAACACTAAAAGTCAAAGCattatttttcatatcaaaAGTTAATCCTGTGCCTTGAAGTTGATGAGACCCTATAAGTGTTGTTTTATCATCCCATGGTAAAATAGCTAAACAATAAAAACCTTGTAAATTAGCTACAACTCTTTCTTGTACTAGCATCAACTCTTGTTTATGCGAAACATTCCCAAAATAAAACCTTATAATTGGGAAATACATATCTTCATCCTCTTCAATATCTTTGTAGCAAGTATCAAACATACCAATAGGATATTGAAGCATTGGGTATTTCACTTGTTCTCTAAATATGTATCTAAAAACAATGTATAAGTCATGAGGAAATCGCGTTATCAATGACCCTGTATCAACCATGGCACCAtgatcaactttttgaccatTCCACCACGAAGGATCCACAGGGACTTCCTTATCGTTGATGAAAATTTTGTAAAGATTAACATAGTAAAAATGAGGGTTCAATCGATTTTTCACAAACTTTGCCTCTGTTCCATATATCCACGGAGCTTTATTAAACGTTAGGATAGATGGTTGTGTTGATGTTAAACTTGGTAGACATAAAGCAAATAATGAAGAACCTAATTG
This region includes:
- the LOC125875793 gene encoding uncharacterized protein LOC125875793; translation: MVLSASVAIINGGINIRAKSEFHHSPVRKFEYGRMLNTDLASWKTRSQAIRVLANPNASPGRERKRKEVIMVDPLEAKRLAAKQMEEIKAKERYQRRRQIEAINGAWAMIGLTVGLIIEGHTGLSIPSQLEGYVSAVVGIFTK